A window of Thermosynechococcus sp. NK55a contains these coding sequences:
- a CDS encoding BamA/TamA family outer membrane protein: MNNQLFLPVQMQSMGAALKTVKVAIATVAIALGPLSPSRGQAAPTPPVNTPAETPASPTLPSAEPVPESPPAAPPIPPSVSQPPADEPQVLIAEVVVEGATPELEQLVYQVISTRPGSTTTRTQLQQDTNAIFATGFFADVNAVPSDTPLGVRITFIVRPYPVLRAVQVAGNQVLPQEKVQEIFAPQIGRTLNLRELQAGIEKINTFYRDKGYILGQVVGTPQIDPDGVVTLQVAEGVVEQVTYRFLNKEGEPTKQRTRDFVISREMDTQPGVVLNQKTVQADLRRLFELGLFEDVQVALEPGQDPRKVNLILNIKERNTGSVSAGAGYSSAAGLFGTVAFQQNNLFGRNWKFSAEAQGGTEGEFLFDVSFTDPWIKGDPYRTSYTVSAFNRLTVPYTFSNGPIDVRLANGDSPRINRLGTAVFFTRPFTKNRDQVRTAWTGSLGLQYQRVTSLDGGFTRFNTDALGNCLTFPDNGVCRGFNDLFTVQAAILRDLRNDPLRPTSGQVIRLGVDQSLPIGAGSILMSRVRGSYSFYIPVKFLRIEGPQTFAFNIQAGNIFGDLPPYESFTLGGANSVRGWEEGAIGSGRAFVQGTVEYRFPIFNIVGGALFVDGASLLGTQSSVPGQPGIVRGKPGEGLGYGAGLRVNTPLGNIRIDFGWNNEGRSVFSFGIGERF, encoded by the coding sequence GTGAATAACCAACTTTTTTTGCCAGTGCAAATGCAGTCAATGGGGGCTGCCCTGAAAACCGTAAAAGTGGCAATAGCAACGGTGGCGATCGCCCTCGGTCCTTTGAGTCCCAGCCGTGGCCAAGCAGCCCCCACCCCTCCTGTCAACACACCCGCTGAGACGCCAGCATCGCCAACATTACCATCGGCAGAGCCTGTGCCTGAAAGCCCCCCAGCGGCACCCCCCATCCCCCCCTCTGTGAGTCAGCCCCCCGCTGATGAACCCCAAGTGCTGATTGCTGAAGTGGTGGTTGAAGGAGCCACTCCTGAACTGGAGCAATTGGTCTATCAAGTCATTAGCACTCGACCGGGCAGTACCACCACCCGCACGCAACTCCAACAGGATACCAACGCCATCTTTGCTACGGGCTTTTTTGCTGATGTCAATGCCGTCCCCAGCGATACCCCCCTCGGTGTGCGGATTACGTTTATCGTGCGCCCTTATCCGGTACTGCGAGCTGTTCAAGTAGCGGGCAACCAAGTCCTCCCCCAGGAGAAAGTTCAGGAAATCTTTGCGCCGCAAATTGGCCGCACCCTCAATCTCCGGGAGCTACAGGCTGGAATTGAAAAAATTAACACCTTCTATAGGGATAAGGGCTATATTTTGGGTCAAGTCGTTGGCACCCCCCAAATCGATCCCGATGGTGTGGTGACGTTGCAGGTAGCTGAGGGGGTGGTTGAACAGGTCACCTATCGCTTTCTAAATAAAGAAGGGGAGCCCACGAAACAACGTACCCGCGACTTTGTAATTAGCCGGGAAATGGACACCCAACCCGGGGTAGTCCTTAACCAAAAGACAGTGCAGGCAGACTTGCGACGCCTCTTTGAACTGGGACTTTTTGAGGATGTGCAAGTTGCCCTTGAACCCGGCCAGGATCCCCGCAAGGTGAACTTGATTCTCAATATCAAAGAGCGCAATACGGGCAGTGTCTCTGCGGGGGCGGGCTATAGCTCGGCCGCAGGTCTATTTGGAACCGTAGCATTCCAGCAAAACAACCTCTTTGGCCGCAACTGGAAATTTAGTGCGGAAGCCCAAGGGGGGACTGAAGGGGAATTTCTCTTTGACGTTAGCTTCACCGATCCGTGGATTAAAGGGGATCCCTACCGCACCTCCTACACAGTCAGTGCCTTCAACCGCCTGACGGTTCCCTATACCTTCAGTAATGGCCCAATTGATGTTCGTTTGGCCAATGGGGATTCTCCGCGGATTAACCGCTTGGGTACTGCGGTCTTTTTTACCCGTCCCTTTACCAAGAATCGCGATCAGGTGCGTACCGCTTGGACCGGTTCCCTTGGCTTGCAATATCAACGCGTCACATCCCTAGACGGCGGTTTTACTCGCTTTAATACCGATGCCTTAGGCAACTGTTTAACCTTTCCAGACAACGGCGTCTGTCGTGGCTTCAATGATCTGTTTACGGTACAAGCGGCGATTCTGCGGGACTTGCGCAATGATCCCCTGCGTCCCACCAGTGGCCAAGTGATCCGCCTAGGTGTGGATCAGTCGCTTCCCATTGGTGCGGGTAGCATCTTGATGAGTCGGGTGCGGGGTAGCTATAGCTTCTATATCCCAGTGAAGTTTCTGCGCATTGAGGGGCCGCAAACCTTTGCCTTCAATATTCAAGCGGGGAACATTTTTGGCGATTTGCCCCCCTATGAATCCTTTACCTTAGGGGGTGCTAACTCGGTGCGCGGTTGGGAAGAGGGGGCGATCGGTTCTGGACGTGCCTTTGTGCAGGGGACCGTGGAGTATCGCTTTCCCATTTTCAATATTGTGGGTGGGGCGCTGTTTGTTGATGGCGCCAGTTTGCTCGGTACCCAAAGCAGCGTACCCGGCCAGCCGGGGATTGTGCGCGGCAAGCCGGGAGAGGGTTTAGGTTATGGAGCAGGGCTGCGGGTAAATACGCCTTTGGGGAATATCCGCATTGACTTTGGCTGGAATAATGAAGGGCGTAGTGTCTTCAGCTTTGGTATTGGTGAACGCTTCTAG
- a CDS encoding thioredoxin family protein — MARTESTMLALGTVAPDFQLPDVVSGQTISLSTFADKKALLVMFICRHCPYVKHVQEELAKLGRDYKETGLGIVAISANDAANYPDDAPESLRAMATELGFTFPLCYDESQETAKAYTAACTPDFFLFDSDRKLVYRGQLDDSRPQNGLPVTGKDLRAAIDAVLAGQTPSEDQKPSLGCNIKWKPGNEPAYYS, encoded by the coding sequence ATGGCCCGGACAGAGTCCACAATGCTTGCCCTTGGTACCGTTGCTCCCGATTTTCAACTGCCCGATGTGGTGAGCGGGCAAACCATTTCCCTCAGCACCTTTGCCGATAAGAAAGCCCTACTGGTGATGTTTATTTGTCGCCACTGTCCCTATGTAAAGCATGTCCAAGAGGAACTGGCGAAGCTGGGGCGCGACTACAAAGAGACAGGCCTAGGAATTGTGGCTATTAGTGCCAATGACGCTGCCAACTATCCCGATGATGCTCCAGAGTCCCTGAGGGCGATGGCCACGGAGCTAGGGTTTACATTTCCCCTTTGCTACGACGAGAGCCAAGAAACGGCCAAGGCCTACACCGCAGCCTGTACACCGGATTTCTTCCTCTTTGATAGCGATCGCAAGCTTGTGTATCGCGGACAACTTGATGACAGCCGTCCCCAGAATGGCCTACCGGTGACTGGAAAAGACTTGCGGGCAGCCATTGATGCCGTGTTAGCCGGTCAAACCCCCAGCGAGGATCAAAAACCAAGTCTCGGCTGTAATATCAAGTGGAAACCGGGGAATGAACCGGCCTATTACAGCTAA
- the surE gene encoding 5'/3'-nucleotidase SurE, with the protein MRLLVANDDGVFAPGIRALADTLAIAGHEVVVVCPDRERSATGHSLTVFDPIRAEVVRDLFHPRIKAWACSGTPSDCVKLALGALLEEPPDFVVSGINQGSNLGTDILYSGTVSAAMEGVIEGIPSIAISLASFTVHDFQPAAEFANRLLKALETDPLPPKMLLNVNVPALPASEIAGVVITRQGIRRYHDLFQKRIDPRGKTYYWLAGEVVEEYPQDPNQAPTDVEAIAQNLISITPLTFDLTYGQGVQDLTGWLPTVQPLFNL; encoded by the coding sequence ATGCGGTTACTTGTTGCCAATGATGATGGGGTCTTTGCCCCCGGTATTCGGGCGTTGGCAGATACACTGGCGATCGCTGGCCATGAAGTGGTGGTCGTGTGTCCGGATCGCGAACGCTCTGCTACAGGGCATAGCCTCACGGTGTTTGATCCGATTCGCGCAGAAGTCGTGAGGGATCTCTTTCACCCCAGGATTAAGGCCTGGGCCTGCTCTGGTACCCCCTCCGACTGTGTGAAGTTAGCCCTGGGTGCTCTCCTAGAGGAACCTCCCGATTTTGTCGTTTCTGGGATTAACCAAGGCTCCAACCTCGGCACAGATATTCTCTACTCCGGCACAGTGTCTGCTGCTATGGAGGGGGTGATTGAGGGCATTCCCAGTATTGCCATCAGCCTCGCCAGTTTCACGGTTCATGACTTTCAGCCGGCCGCTGAGTTTGCCAATCGTCTCCTCAAAGCACTGGAAACCGACCCCCTTCCTCCCAAAATGCTCCTCAATGTCAACGTGCCTGCTTTGCCCGCCAGTGAAATTGCTGGGGTTGTTATTACCCGGCAGGGGATTCGGCGCTACCATGACCTTTTCCAAAAGCGCATTGACCCTCGCGGCAAAACCTACTATTGGCTTGCAGGTGAGGTGGTCGAAGAATATCCCCAAGACCCCAATCAAGCGCCCACGGATGTGGAAGCCATTGCCCAAAATTTGATTAGTATTACGCCACTGACCTTTGATCTCACCTATGGCCAAGGGGTACAGGATTTGACGGGGTGGCTGCCCACCGTACAGCCCCTATTCAATCTCTAG
- a CDS encoding tRNA (cytidine(34)-2'-O)-methyltransferase has product MPAVVLVHPQIPPNTGNIARTCAATQTPLHLIEPLGFELSDRYLKRAGLDYWPYVTLYCHPDWATFLKTAHRHGRLIAFEPAAQQIYWDFTFTESDWLVFGSEPDGIPADVLASCDAFLKIPMWQPAVRSLNLSASVAIALMEVYRQLYSSTA; this is encoded by the coding sequence ATGCCTGCTGTGGTGCTTGTCCATCCCCAAATTCCCCCCAATACCGGTAATATTGCCCGCACCTGTGCTGCCACCCAGACACCGCTGCACCTGATTGAACCCTTAGGGTTTGAACTCAGCGATCGCTACCTCAAGCGCGCCGGTCTAGACTATTGGCCCTACGTCACCTTGTATTGCCACCCCGACTGGGCAACATTTCTGAAAACAGCCCACCGCCACGGCCGCTTAATTGCCTTTGAACCTGCCGCCCAGCAGATTTACTGGGACTTCACCTTCACTGAGAGCGATTGGCTGGTCTTCGGCAGTGAACCCGATGGTATTCCTGCTGATGTTTTAGCCAGCTGCGATGCCTTCCTCAAAATTCCCATGTGGCAGCCTGCTGTCCGCAGTCTGAACCTCTCGGCATCGGTGGCGATCGCCCTCATGGAAGTTTACCGCCAACTCTATTCCTCAACTGCTTGA
- a CDS encoding DUF3084 domain-containing protein, which translates to MAGYVLVLAVIILGGAIATVGDRLGSKVGKARLSWFNLRPRQTAVLITILTGSLISASTLAILFALSRELRDGVLRIDTIRRQQAAAEQELAETRAQKDKIEAELAQSQIELANIRQRLNQTNQVLEQAVNRQTLTEAELKQLQDRYTQAQKNLENFEAQGARLRQEIQRLQRERQAIQSRLEDVAGQKVALETAIRTAQQRLAEVEAQKDRLQAEIERIQDQLAVANQQQQVLRNQQRSLQQEIAALEASRQRLEENVSILLLGLRRGTIAIRTGQVLASAVIQNVKDPAQATQVIEELLREARRNAIVLNSPQDLKPTDQVIQITTEDVRRLRSQISDGQPYVVRILAAANYLQGESNILVVPQVARNQQVFREGENLATISLDPSQMTDEQILQRLDQLFTVSNQRAIASGVLPDPVTGTVGSFRQIELVKFVLDLKDHQGTVDISAVTPTSVYTAGPLTLSLVARQNQRVILRSG; encoded by the coding sequence ATGGCTGGGTATGTTCTCGTCTTGGCGGTGATTATTCTTGGGGGCGCGATCGCCACAGTGGGCGATCGCCTGGGCTCAAAAGTGGGCAAGGCTCGATTGAGTTGGTTTAATTTGCGGCCCCGACAGACCGCTGTTTTGATCACCATTCTCACGGGGAGCTTAATTTCTGCCTCCACTTTGGCCATCCTCTTTGCCCTCAGTCGTGAATTGCGCGATGGTGTCCTGCGCATTGATACGATTCGCCGTCAACAAGCGGCTGCCGAACAGGAACTAGCGGAAACCCGTGCCCAAAAGGACAAAATTGAAGCGGAACTGGCACAATCGCAAATTGAACTGGCCAATATTCGCCAACGCCTCAATCAAACGAACCAAGTGCTAGAGCAGGCCGTCAATCGTCAAACCCTTACAGAAGCAGAACTCAAGCAACTCCAAGACCGCTACACCCAAGCCCAAAAAAACCTCGAGAACTTTGAAGCCCAAGGGGCACGCCTGCGGCAGGAAATCCAGCGCCTGCAACGGGAGCGACAAGCCATCCAAAGTCGCCTCGAGGATGTGGCTGGGCAAAAAGTAGCCCTAGAAACCGCCATTCGCACAGCTCAACAACGCCTTGCCGAAGTTGAAGCCCAAAAGGATCGCCTCCAAGCAGAGATTGAGCGCATTCAGGATCAACTGGCCGTGGCCAATCAGCAGCAGCAGGTGTTACGGAATCAACAGCGTAGTCTTCAGCAGGAAATTGCTGCCCTTGAGGCCAGTCGCCAACGCCTTGAAGAAAACGTGAGCATCCTGCTTTTGGGACTACGGCGGGGGACGATCGCCATTCGCACGGGGCAAGTTTTGGCCTCTGCAGTGATTCAAAATGTCAAAGATCCGGCTCAAGCCACCCAAGTCATTGAGGAACTCCTGCGGGAAGCGCGACGGAATGCCATCGTTCTCAATAGTCCCCAGGACCTCAAGCCAACGGATCAGGTGATTCAAATCACCACCGAAGATGTGCGCCGCCTGCGCAGCCAAATTAGTGATGGTCAGCCCTATGTGGTGCGCATTCTAGCAGCGGCCAATTATCTACAGGGGGAAAGCAATATTCTTGTGGTGCCCCAAGTGGCGCGCAATCAGCAGGTCTTCCGCGAGGGTGAGAATCTGGCCACCATCTCTTTGGATCCCAGCCAGATGACCGATGAGCAGATTTTGCAACGTTTGGATCAGTTATTTACGGTAAGTAATCAACGGGCGATCGCCTCCGGTGTGCTCCCAGATCCGGTCACTGGCACTGTTGGCTCGTTTCGCCAAATTGAACTGGTGAAATTTGTCCTTGACCTCAAGGATCACCAAGGGACGGTTGATATTAGTGCAGTCACTCCCACCTCGGTTTATACCGCTGGCCCGCTCACCCTCTCCCTTGTCGCCCGCCAAAATCAGCGAGTGATCCTCCGCAGTGGCTAG
- a CDS encoding HlyD family secretion protein: protein MNTLSSSSVATKPPPTNERRRIFRIVRIGLGITLIGLAVYLLWWRHRNVVSRVGYLNGTVITLYARIPGTLTLQPLRPGELLKAGTKIGFIRNDRNPQLETDRQNLETRLGVALAQQRSLQEKRNSRMALIAQLERYQQSQHILETRFAQEAVQRTLGELRQAQEALAIARIEADRYTSLVEAGAVARQLADEAVSRAKQAAKFVESKQAELRRQQTALQAARQGLQLDAARTFSFPQIRLIDLQIEVVDIDAELLAVATTIAELRREIANIKQQLSLQRLATVKVPTTAVVWSVIHKTGELGIPLAAGDPIVKVLDCTDVWATALVAERENPRLRVGQEATVRLLDGSDRRLSGIVRAIRGGPGKVEVGENVAVPPPDLVRNELAVDVQLHNLPEDFSAERFCGVGQSVEVVFRS, encoded by the coding sequence ATGAATACCTTATCTTCCAGTTCAGTTGCCACCAAACCCCCACCCACTAACGAACGACGCCGCATTTTTCGTATCGTTCGTATAGGTCTTGGCATCACCCTGATTGGCCTAGCTGTGTATCTCCTCTGGTGGCGACACCGGAATGTGGTCAGCCGCGTCGGCTACCTCAATGGCACAGTGATTACGCTCTATGCCAGAATTCCTGGTACATTAACCCTGCAACCGCTGCGCCCCGGCGAGCTCCTGAAAGCAGGAACGAAAATTGGCTTTATCCGCAACGATCGCAATCCTCAACTGGAAACCGATCGCCAGAATTTGGAAACTCGACTCGGTGTTGCCCTTGCCCAGCAGCGCAGTTTGCAAGAGAAACGGAACAGCCGCATGGCCTTGATTGCCCAACTGGAGCGCTATCAGCAAAGTCAACACATCCTTGAAACCCGCTTTGCCCAAGAAGCGGTGCAGCGCACCCTAGGGGAACTCCGCCAAGCCCAAGAAGCTCTGGCCATTGCCCGCATTGAAGCCGATCGCTATACCAGTTTAGTGGAAGCAGGGGCTGTGGCTCGCCAACTCGCCGATGAAGCCGTTTCCCGTGCCAAGCAAGCGGCGAAATTTGTTGAGAGTAAACAGGCCGAGCTGCGCCGCCAACAAACAGCTCTCCAAGCGGCTCGCCAAGGACTGCAACTGGATGCTGCGCGTACCTTTAGCTTTCCCCAAATCCGCCTCATTGATTTGCAAATTGAAGTTGTTGATATTGATGCTGAACTGTTGGCAGTAGCCACAACCATTGCCGAGCTACGCCGTGAAATTGCCAATATTAAACAGCAACTCTCCCTGCAACGCCTGGCGACTGTGAAAGTACCGACGACCGCAGTTGTCTGGTCAGTGATCCACAAAACAGGGGAGTTGGGTATTCCCCTAGCAGCGGGTGATCCGATCGTTAAAGTTCTAGATTGCACTGATGTCTGGGCAACGGCATTGGTGGCCGAGCGAGAAAATCCTCGTCTGCGGGTGGGTCAAGAGGCTACTGTGCGCTTGCTGGATGGGAGCGATCGCCGACTTAGCGGCATTGTGCGGGCGATTCGTGGTGGCCCTGGTAAGGTCGAAGTGGGGGAAAACGTGGCCGTGCCCCCTCCCGATCTGGTGCGCAACGAACTGGCGGTTGACGTTCAACTCCACAACCTACCGGAGGACTTCAGCGCCGAACGTTTCTGCGGTGTCGGTCAAAGTGTTGAAGTGGTGTTTAGAAGCTAA
- the fabZ gene encoding 3-hydroxyacyl-ACP dehydratase FabZ gives MPTLTDSPPTTVLTVTELQQLLPHRYPFLLVDRIIDYVPEKYAVGLKNVTINEPFFQGHFPGRPIMPGVLIVEALAQVGGVVLMQMNWAKDKLSVFAGIDKVRFRRPVVPGDQLILRAELLVVKQQRIGKMQGRAEVNGQLVCEGEMMFSLVD, from the coding sequence ATGCCAACGTTGACTGATTCCCCACCAACCACTGTGCTGACGGTCACTGAGCTACAGCAGTTGCTCCCCCACCGCTACCCCTTTTTGCTGGTGGATCGGATCATTGACTACGTGCCAGAAAAGTATGCTGTGGGGCTGAAAAACGTCACAATCAACGAACCCTTTTTTCAAGGGCACTTTCCGGGTCGCCCCATCATGCCGGGGGTGCTCATTGTGGAAGCCCTTGCCCAAGTGGGCGGGGTTGTGCTGATGCAGATGAACTGGGCAAAGGATAAACTTTCTGTGTTTGCGGGCATTGATAAGGTGCGCTTTCGCCGTCCAGTCGTCCCCGGAGATCAGTTGATTCTGCGGGCGGAGCTTCTTGTTGTCAAACAACAGCGCATCGGCAAAATGCAAGGACGGGCTGAGGTGAACGGTCAATTGGTCTGTGAGGGCGAGATGATGTTCTCGCTGGTGGACTAG
- the xth gene encoding exodeoxyribonuclease III — MPKIATWNVNSIRTRLDQVCQWLDSTGADYLCLQETKVTDAEFPRQPFLDRGYQVYCSGQKAYNGVAILSRQPLVGVEAGFAPQLPSHSELDTQKRIIRAQLAPEVILVNVYIPNGGEYDSEKYHYKLHWLKTLYIYLEQLTAQGEVILCGDFNIAPEDKDLFDASDRATKVGATDAERNLLAAIRDLGFYDAFRHFTEAPGHYSWWDYRAGAFRRNHGWRIDHLYITPGVKARACNCHIDIAPRRLPKPSDHAPVILEIE; from the coding sequence ATGCCAAAAATTGCTACTTGGAATGTCAACTCAATTCGCACCCGCCTTGACCAGGTGTGCCAGTGGTTGGATAGTACTGGGGCGGACTATCTCTGTCTTCAGGAAACCAAAGTCACAGATGCTGAGTTCCCGCGGCAGCCCTTTTTGGATCGTGGATATCAAGTTTATTGTAGTGGCCAAAAGGCCTACAATGGGGTGGCCATTCTCAGTCGTCAGCCCCTTGTGGGGGTAGAGGCAGGCTTTGCCCCCCAATTACCCAGCCACAGTGAGTTGGATACACAAAAACGAATCATTCGCGCCCAATTGGCCCCTGAGGTGATCTTAGTGAATGTTTATATTCCCAACGGCGGCGAGTACGACAGTGAGAAATACCACTACAAGCTGCACTGGCTGAAAACTCTGTATATCTATCTCGAGCAACTCACCGCCCAAGGGGAGGTGATTCTCTGTGGCGATTTTAATATTGCCCCTGAAGATAAGGACCTCTTTGATGCTAGCGATCGCGCCACCAAAGTGGGGGCCACCGATGCTGAACGCAACCTTCTGGCAGCCATTCGCGATCTTGGCTTCTATGATGCCTTTCGCCACTTTACTGAAGCGCCAGGGCACTACTCTTGGTGGGATTATCGGGCAGGTGCCTTTCGCCGCAATCATGGCTGGCGCATTGATCACCTCTACATTACCCCCGGTGTCAAAGCCCGTGCCTGCAACTGTCACATCGATATTGCCCCTCGGCGCTTACCCAAGCCCAGTGACCATGCACCCGTGATCCTAGAGATTGAATAG
- the lpxA gene encoding acyl-ACP--UDP-N-acetylglucosamine O-acyltransferase — protein MQTLIHPTAVIHPSAELHPTVRVGPYAVIGEQVRVGAHTEIGAHVIIEGPTEVGVGNRIFPGAIIGTASQDQKYTGANSALRIGDYNTIREFVTINRANGEGDATIIGNHNLLLAYVHVAHDCVIEDQVVITNAASIAGHVCIESKARIGGMVGIHQFVHIGRLAMVGAMARVDRDVPPYMLVEGHPARVRALNQVGLRRAGVTEAEMRDLKEAFRILYRRELPLAQAIAQLATLPPSEHLEHLQRFLTYAREEGRRGLTPGGRATTD, from the coding sequence ATGCAAACACTGATCCATCCTACTGCTGTCATTCATCCCAGTGCTGAACTGCATCCCACAGTTCGAGTCGGTCCTTATGCTGTGATTGGTGAACAGGTGCGCGTCGGCGCCCATACGGAAATTGGTGCCCATGTGATTATTGAAGGGCCAACGGAGGTGGGGGTAGGCAATCGTATCTTTCCGGGAGCGATCATCGGCACTGCCTCTCAGGATCAAAAATATACGGGTGCCAATAGTGCCCTGCGCATTGGTGATTACAACACGATTCGCGAGTTCGTGACCATTAACCGCGCCAATGGTGAAGGGGATGCCACAATTATTGGTAACCACAATCTGCTCCTGGCCTATGTTCATGTAGCCCATGATTGCGTGATTGAGGATCAGGTGGTGATTACGAATGCCGCCTCGATCGCTGGCCATGTTTGCATTGAATCAAAGGCGCGCATTGGGGGTATGGTGGGTATTCACCAGTTTGTCCATATTGGTCGCTTGGCGATGGTGGGAGCCATGGCACGGGTGGATCGGGATGTGCCTCCCTATATGCTGGTGGAAGGTCATCCGGCACGGGTTCGTGCTCTCAATCAGGTGGGACTGCGGCGGGCAGGTGTTACAGAGGCAGAAATGCGCGACCTCAAGGAAGCCTTTCGCATTCTTTATCGCCGGGAGTTGCCCCTTGCCCAGGCGATCGCCCAATTGGCAACCCTACCCCCTTCTGAGCATTTAGAGCATCTGCAGCGCTTTTTAACCTATGCCCGCGAAGAGGGACGGCGGGGCTTAACCCCCGGTGGTCGGGCAACGACGGATTAA
- the lpxC gene encoding UDP-3-O-acyl-N-acetylglucosamine deacetylase, producing the protein MSAASGPTALAATTQQTLAGTAQWSGVGLHSGQWVALTLQPASANTGRQFVRLDLEGQPVIPAQIEAVKSTQLATELVAKGASVRTVEHLLAALAIAGIDNVTIQITGPEVPVLDGSAQPWLEGIQRVGVVPQEAPRPAVILKEPVTIYEGDAFVSAIPAPELRLTYGIDFSYGAIGRQWCSFTPSELAAEVAPARTFGFAEQVDYLRSQGLIQGGSLENALVCSASGWINPPLRFADEPVRHKLLDLWGDLALLGTPPIAHYVAYRASHHLHTQLARAIAHQRV; encoded by the coding sequence ATGAGCGCAGCCTCTGGACCGACAGCATTGGCGGCAACAACTCAACAGACCCTTGCTGGCACTGCCCAATGGTCAGGGGTGGGCTTGCATTCAGGCCAGTGGGTTGCGCTCACCCTTCAGCCGGCATCCGCCAATACCGGACGCCAGTTTGTACGCCTTGATTTGGAGGGGCAGCCCGTCATTCCTGCTCAGATTGAGGCTGTGAAGTCCACTCAGTTGGCAACGGAGTTGGTGGCCAAGGGCGCTAGTGTGCGTACAGTTGAACATCTATTGGCGGCGCTGGCGATCGCCGGCATTGATAATGTCACGATTCAGATCACAGGTCCTGAGGTGCCCGTGCTCGATGGCTCGGCACAACCTTGGCTAGAAGGCATTCAGAGGGTAGGTGTTGTCCCTCAGGAGGCCCCTCGGCCAGCAGTCATCTTAAAGGAACCTGTCACCATTTACGAAGGAGACGCCTTTGTCAGTGCTATTCCTGCTCCTGAGCTGCGCCTCACCTATGGCATTGACTTTTCCTATGGGGCGATTGGTCGGCAGTGGTGTAGTTTTACGCCCTCAGAACTAGCAGCGGAGGTCGCTCCCGCTCGCACCTTTGGTTTTGCTGAACAAGTGGACTATCTGCGCAGCCAAGGTCTGATTCAAGGGGGCAGTTTAGAGAATGCCCTTGTGTGCAGTGCCAGTGGTTGGATCAACCCGCCGTTACGCTTTGCCGATGAACCTGTTCGCCACAAGTTACTCGATCTCTGGGGAGATTTAGCCCTCCTTGGGACACCCCCGATCGCCCATTATGTGGCCTATCGCGCCAGTCATCATCTGCATACCCAATTGGCCCGGGCGATCGCCCACCAGAGGGTTTAG